The Haliotis asinina isolate JCU_RB_2024 chromosome 2, JCU_Hal_asi_v2, whole genome shotgun sequence genomic interval TAGTTACACAGGACAGCTGTGTTCAGCAGCTGTTGTGTCATGTTGATGTGCTAATGTTGCATCAAATGTTTTGTATTTCtggtaaatatttgtttaacaaCGGCAAAAATGTTTGGCAGTGTTATTCTGTATCCAGCTGTTCAGGTGGAATTATTGACTGATCATGTGAAACTTTTTGTCATGTCTCAGTTCATACAGAAACATCTGGTGATGTATTGTAATAGGATTTTGTATGCTTTTTTATGGTTCAAACATATATGAATTATTGAAGAAGCCTTTATCTTTATCTTTAAGCTTATATCTGTATCCATCAACATTCACAGTTTTGATCTTTTAAATGATGCTACCAATGTTTTTCGATGATTGATTGGTTGTAATAAGCCTCAATTATGAGGTTGTAACCAAATTAGTGAGCATATTTCTCATTTTTTATATAGTTTTAAAAGGACTATGGGTGACAAATTATGCATAGTGTGGTTTGTTGTATGTTTGTCAGTAGCGAGTTTTGTGATTTTTGACACTGTTTCAGCATCCAAAGTCGGCTTACTGTTTTTAGCTCACCTTcaattgttgtatttttgttgcAGTGGTGCTGACGTTTGTCAACTGCTATGACGTGAAATGGGCAACGCGAGTCCAGGACGTGTTTACCTATGCGAAAGTGTTAGCGTTGGTACTCATCGTCATCACTGGATTCGTACAGCTGGGAAGAGGTAAGTGTCACGATGGTTTCTGAAGGTTATTGATTAACagatcaacaacccatgcttgccttaaaaggcgactttgattgtcgtaagaggcgactaatgggatcgggtagtcagactcgctgacttggttgacatatgtcatctgttcccaattgcgctgtttgatgctcatgttgttgatcactggattgcctggtccagactcgctcaGAGAGAGTGACACAGACACCAGCTGGAAACATGATGACTAGGAACAGTCTTGGAGCCATGACTCTTGTGAAAACATGGGCAGTGATTGATTGAGACCCAGGCCCAGAATTGTATTTTGGTGatgctgtaaataatcaatacCAGAActgaaaaattaaaataattctATTTTGATCAGCAGCTTAAACCTGCTTGTCTCAGGTGTGACAATGTTATTGCCTAAATTTGCACTGGGTGGgtttcatttccttacattgaGGCCTGGGAAAGAAATTATATCAGCTGTCAATATAGGAAGTAAACGTTTGACTTTGATTACAAAAAATGCCATAATATTAACAAAGTTAAATCATCCCACAGAGCACAAAATGCAATCTTACTAATATGTTTCTTTTGAAAGAGGTCAGCATGTTAATTCTTTGAACTGTAATTGATGAAAGCcatggtgattttttttttcaggtcaGTTTGACAGCTTCAAGAATCCCTTTGAAAACACAGAACCAGACATTGGGAAAATATCACTTGCGTTCTACTCGGGTCTGTTTGCCTACAACGGATGGTGAGGCTCATTTATATACTAGGTTTATTAACACTGTGTTTTTGTCGCAGCTGCATACTTGAAACATTTTAACTTTTGAGTGTGAAAGCATTTTTCCCTGTCTTTTTCATCTGTAAACACAGTTAAAGTTTGAGTTAAAGTGGCCATTATTGCAGAAAAAGCTTTTGCTACAATTTAGTTTAAACAATCCTGTCTCAGGTAAAGTTGGTCATAACAGAATTTCATGACTTTTTCACTTCATACTTCTTTGGAGATAATTATCATCACTTTGTTTCAGGAACTACCTCAACTTTGTGATAGAGGAGTTAAAAGATCCTTACAAGTGAGTTCTTTAGTTCAAATGTACTTGATCTTTTGAAGTTGAAGTTTCGTGGATTTGaatgtttaaatttgtttttcagtgAATATTGTTATTCTCTGTTAATGTGAATGAAGCCAGTAAACATTGCTTAATGCCACTTCTGCAATTTTGATGCTATTTCCACTGACTCCtatcaaaacatgtttgatcATCAGTTGAAGGTTTAGATGATGAGAGTAGAGGTAGTGGGGTGTTTATAGTGGCTAAACTGTTATGAAAGTTATGAAAGACCTGTGTTCTGTTCTTCTCTATTCATCTTcttctggtgtttcccgccTTGATGGCTGGAATAATACTAGAAATAGCTTAAAACTGTAGTTGCTCTCTCTCCTGGTCTTCTAGTCTGTGTCTGTGGAGATAAGGGGTAGAATTTAGAGAAGAGGAAAAGGTTGGTTGGAATGTTGTCAAATGGACTGGAAATTGTGTATACTTTTTCAGTGGCGAAAGACAGTTGGGTGACAGTATGTGACTTAAAGTAGTATTTGCAAGGTATCATACTCTAACTGATGGTGGATGGTGAAGGTTCATTTCACCGTCATCACTATGGCAACCCAGTCATAATACCACCAATATTTTGATAACCTTGCGTTTCAGGAACTTGCCAAAGGCTATTTGGATCTCCATCATCCTTGTCACCGTCATCTACACACTCACCAATGTCGCCTACTTCACAACCGTCTCACGTGAGGAGATTGTTGGTGGGGCAGCAGTCGCTGTGGTAAGCAAATTTTTCAGTTTGGGACTCCACACCAAAATGGCATATTTCCTCAAGAGAAAATTCAATTTGGTATTCTTTTGTCTTTTGTCTGAATATTCTATCATAAGTAAATTAATATTAAACTAAAATAGTAATTTATTTGGTTATTATGTACTAACTGATTTCATATCAGtaggagaaaaatgtgaatatatttctgtgttaattgtttgttttaatcaAAATCCATGAAATTAACTGAATTCATCGACTAATAACAAGAAAGCTAAGTACTTTCATAAGAGATATTTAGAAAAAGTGTACTAAATACATGAGTGACAGTATTCGAAACCTTATGAAAGAGGTATACCGTATaatgtaagggaggtaactcttcattatttcttttttcCCCAGATGTTTTCCAAACGTCTGTATGGATTTATGTGGTGGATTATGCCGATCTTTGTGTCCTTGTCAACATTTGGTGGAGTCAATGGTATCCTCTTCACCACCTCCAGGTAAGAAATAGTTTAAAATAGCCCTCAACTGAGTCAATCCTATCTTGAAATAGCCCCCATCTGTTAGCGCTGGCGGTAAGAGGCAAATAACGGCTATACTGttattgacttggttgatttcCTGACAGTATAGCTGGTGGTGAATCATTGCTCATAATCAATGTCAGTGGATATTCTAGTCTAGACAGCTTCTGAAAAATTACCCTACACTATTCAGTGCCTGTGGTAAAAAAAATACTTCTTACTGCttgagacccatgaagatccaagttaggactgatcttcactaacctatgcttgttgtaaaaggtgaATTAACAGGTTTGGGTGGTCAGaccgttgacttggttgacatatgtcttcatatcccagttgcgttgatcgatgcatatgatgttgatcattggattgtctggtccagacttgattttgattttgattatttacagaccgtcgccatgtacctggaatattgcagagttcggctttaaacaaaaaaaagttTACTCTTTGAATAAACAGCTAATCCTGCTTGTGACACAATGAATGCATTGGTGCTATGAGATGACTACAGCTCACAAATCGTGAAGACTGATCTGCAGAAATAATGTACAGTCTTGATTAAGCCTGTCTTGATAGTGTTTTTCATATTACCTGCTCTCTGTTGTTTGCAGGCTGTTCTACGTGGGTGGCCGTGAGGGACACATGCCCCAGATTCTCAGCATGGTGCAAGTTCAGAGGATGACCCCACTCCCAGCTGTACTCTTCATGGTGAGTCCTGAACCTTGAGTGGGAAAGATGGTGGAGGAGTGCAGAGTAGaaggtagaaaaggccttcacaGAGCCCAGAGCGGAAAAGATCTTCATGGGATCTGATTTAGAAAAGATCTTCATGGGCCCTGATTTAGAAAAGGTCTTCATGGGATCAAACTTAGAAAAGGTCTTCATGGGATCAAACTTAGAAAAGGTCTTCATGGGATCAAACTTAGAAAAGGTCTTCATGGGATCTGTAGTAGAAAAggttttatttagaaaaaggATGTCATGGGATCTGATTTTTTCATGGATCTGATACAGTCTTAGTTAGAAACAGTCTTCATGGGGTCTGATTTAGGAATGGTCTAGCAAGCAGCTCACCTAGCATCAAGAGTGTACCTGGTAAGGGGAGATGATGATGTAACTTACGCTTTTATCACCTCACAGTTTGGGTATTGCAAAGGGAGGTGAGGATGCAATGTTGAGTGATCTATGCACGGGAGtaattttgtgttgttgtttgactGGAGTAGACTAATACCTAGTAACCAAAATTCATCTGTCAAAATTCATGAATCAGCACTGACTACACTTTTCACTTATCTCCCCTTGATCATGTAGATAAATAAACTCCAGCATTAAAACTCACAACGTGTTTTCCTTAAACTGCATCCTGTTCATTAAAGGGGAATGCATTTTTGCCACATGGGTTTCTAAATTATCTCAATTtaacaaaaaatcaaataatatgactttatttgaaatatgtaatttGAAATTTTGGGTAGTTAGGTTTAATGTTATTTCTGTCTGCATTTACGGATAATTGTCACTGCACAGATTCAGTCGTCTTTCAGTTGTATTCAAATCACATTGGGCAGAAAGTAAAGCGCTCCTTTAGAAGATCTTACTTTAAGCCATGTTATGTTTTAGACATATTGTTGACACAAACTAATCATGTCTGTGATGTCTTCAGGGGTTGCTGTCGTTGGTGTATCTGGCGTCCTCAGACATCTACGCCCTCATCAACTACGTCGGCTTTGCAACATGGCTGTCCATTGGCTTGTCTGTAGTGGTGCTGCTCTACCTCCGATGGAAGAGACCCAACATGCCAAGACCAATCAAGGTATGTCACAGGAGACATATTGACTTTTATAGTTTTATGGATTTAAAATAATTGACctataatttactgaaggccatgaggacctgcacatatttgaaactgccagccctatacaataacaggttatttcaaacactagtTGCTAGTCATAAGATatggtcaaagggagataagcaGTCTTTATAACAACTAATGgtgttttatggatatacaacttctttatgagcgACGTTTCAGTGTATACTAACATCATTATCAAGGAAGTATCATCACTGTCACAAATGAGGTTGTATATCCACAGAACTCATTGTTTATCACATCAACTTTTAAATACAATGTAAGGAAATGATAAGCTTTGCCACTacacaaattatctccctttatatGCAAGTAAGTGGAATTTCAACACCATGTAGATTTTTTGTTTGCAAGATAAAGTGTTGTTTGTCAGTTATGTGTGAATAAGACTCACTGATGATTACTTCAAATAgaattttgtaaataattgtactaatatttatattttaggtTCACCTGTTTTGGCCAATCCTGTACACATTGTGTTCCATCTATCTGGTCGTGTTACCCCTCTATGCCAGCCCAGTAGAGACAGGTATGTACCTTGTACCACAATGTACCTTGTACCAGTATGTAGCATGTAACAGTTCATGTGCAGCCCTAtgtcccatacacacacacatgggatagccttgtggtaaaAGCATATGTTCGTCATGTCGAAGACCTGTTTctgattccccacttggatacaatttgtaaagcttatttctggtgtccctggctgtgatattgctttttgggacattgctaaaagtggtgtaaaaaccaacccactcactcagtcatataCACACTGAGATTCCCCCACTCTCAAACACCTCCTCCCCACTCTCCCCCCACCCACCAAACACACACTCAGCACCACACACAAaccatacatgcacacatgcacacactcaATGTAACAACTGACATCTCTGTCCCACTCCACTCTAATAAATTACCTCTTTAGCAATCTTGTTCAATTAtagtaaaaatatattaaatggtATTAATTTTGCCTTTCTCCTTTCTAACTGGTCTTCATCCTTTCTCAAATTGTTGCAGGAATTGGCTGTGCTATCATTGCCACCGGAATCCCTGTGTACATTATCTTTGTGTTCTGGACAAACAAGCCACAGATCTTTGACAACTTCATGGGTAAGTCAGCTGAATGATTGTGGAAGACTACATGAGCAAAACCACTGAATAAgtagaataagtcttcagcaacccatgcttgccataaagtgCGACtgagcttgttgtaagaggtgaccaacgggatctggtggtaaGACTTGTATCCCAATCacgcagatcgctgctcatgctgttcgccgctggattgtctggtccag includes:
- the LOC137273803 gene encoding large neutral amino acids transporter small subunit 2-like isoform X1, whose translation is MAEALNDSSIPLKQENGDGKPASTEAEGDAGGVKLQQKITLLNGVTVIVGSIIGSGIFVSPKGVVEGAGSVGLSLIVWILCGLFSMVGAYCYAELGTSIVRSGADYAYIFEAFGPFLAFLRLWVECMIVRPCSQAIVALTFAYYVIEPLFPDCDQPGTAVRLLAVVCILVLTFVNCYDVKWATRVQDVFTYAKVLALVLIVITGFVQLGRGQFDSFKNPFENTEPDIGKISLAFYSGLFAYNGWNYLNFVIEELKDPYKNLPKAIWISIILVTVIYTLTNVAYFTTVSREEIVGGAAVAVMFSKRLYGFMWWIMPIFVSLSTFGGVNGILFTTSRLFYVGGREGHMPQILSMVQVQRMTPLPAVLFMGLLSLVYLASSDIYALINYVGFATWLSIGLSVVVLLYLRWKRPNMPRPIKVHLFWPILYTLCSIYLVVLPLYASPVETGIGCAIIATGIPVYIIFVFWTNKPQIFDNFMESTTTMLQKLFIVVPEDSKKE
- the LOC137273803 gene encoding Y+L amino acid transporter 2-like isoform X2 yields the protein MTDSVSYQKVSQQNDIREGGQEKVVIESGEVKLLPKISLLNGCTVIIGCIIGSGIFVSPKGVLMYSGSVGASLLIWIICGLFSMVGSYCYAELGTSIVRSGADYAYIYEAFGPFIAFVRLWVECIIVRPCTQAIVALTFAYYVIEPLFPDCEQPDLAVRLLAALCILVLTFVNCYDVKWATRVQDVFTYAKVLALVLIVITGFVQLGRGQFDSFKNPFENTEPDIGKISLAFYSGLFAYNGWNYLNFVIEELKDPYKNLPKAIWISIILVTVIYTLTNVAYFTTVSREEIVGGAAVAVMFSKRLYGFMWWIMPIFVSLSTFGGVNGILFTTSRLFYVGGREGHMPQILSMVQVQRMTPLPAVLFMGLLSLVYLASSDIYALINYVGFATWLSIGLSVVVLLYLRWKRPNMPRPIKVHLFWPILYTLCSIYLVVLPLYASPVETGIGCAIIATGIPVYIIFVFWTNKPQIFDNFMESTTTMLQKLFIVVPEDSKKE